A window of Sutcliffiella cohnii contains these coding sequences:
- a CDS encoding LTA synthase family protein: MKKGIKTNIPFILVAVTLLWIKTYIVYKTSFNITIESIKQEFILFINPLSSILLVLGLALFFKEKGAKRFIIITSIIVSFVLYANAVYYRFFNDFITIPLLFQTGNMSDLGSSITELIKPTDLFMFLDVVILIALMKWTPNFINFTTWRPKVRKMYFLSIVGIFLFNLGLAETERPQLLTRTFDREILVKNLGTYNYHVYDAILQTKTTAQRALADGSELTEIQNYINAKHKEPNDELFGIAEGKNVIVVKLESLQSFVIDNEINGEPVTPFLNELKNESFYFENFYHQTGQGKTSDSEFLLDNSLYPLGRGAVFFTHATNDYHTATPNVIKELGYHPVVFHANNQSFWNRDVMYQSLGYEHFYEINDYEITEENSIGWGLKDIEFFEQSIPYMEELPQPFYAKFITLTNHFPFVLDEEDRFVDEFDSKSRTLNRYFPTARYMDEAIKVFFEELKASGLYEDSIIILYGDHYGISENHNEAMEQYLGKEIGPFEVAQLQRVPMFIHIPGVTDVKPETFDTVGGQIDIKPTIKHLLGIETKFDIQFGQDLFAEDRSEFIVFRDGSFITDELVYTKQVCYDKETEQETDEASCEPFIEQAKKELQYSDKIIYGDLLRFYNGTTIQVDGFEDTVIPD; encoded by the coding sequence ATGAAAAAAGGAATAAAAACAAACATTCCTTTTATTCTAGTAGCGGTAACTTTACTATGGATAAAAACGTATATTGTCTATAAAACTAGCTTTAATATAACTATTGAATCCATTAAACAAGAATTTATTTTATTCATTAACCCATTAAGTTCAATATTATTAGTGTTAGGGTTGGCTCTTTTCTTTAAAGAGAAAGGTGCAAAGAGATTTATTATTATTACAAGTATAATTGTTTCCTTTGTCTTGTATGCGAACGCTGTTTACTATCGATTTTTCAACGATTTCATTACAATTCCGCTTTTATTCCAAACAGGAAATATGAGTGACTTAGGAAGCAGTATTACAGAACTAATTAAACCAACGGATCTATTTATGTTCCTTGACGTTGTTATTTTAATTGCATTAATGAAATGGACACCGAACTTCATTAACTTTACTACATGGAGACCTAAGGTGCGCAAAATGTATTTCTTATCCATTGTCGGCATTTTCTTATTCAACTTAGGATTAGCTGAAACAGAAAGACCGCAGTTATTAACACGTACTTTTGACAGAGAAATATTAGTGAAAAATTTAGGAACGTACAATTACCATGTATATGACGCTATTCTACAAACAAAAACTACTGCTCAACGTGCATTAGCGGATGGTAGTGAATTAACAGAAATTCAAAACTATATTAATGCAAAACATAAAGAGCCGAATGATGAATTGTTCGGAATTGCAGAAGGTAAAAATGTTATTGTTGTTAAATTAGAGTCATTGCAAAGTTTTGTTATTGATAACGAGATTAATGGTGAGCCTGTTACACCATTTCTAAATGAGCTTAAAAATGAAAGTTTCTATTTTGAAAACTTCTATCATCAAACTGGTCAAGGAAAAACTTCTGACTCAGAGTTTTTATTGGATAACTCACTATATCCGTTAGGACGAGGAGCGGTTTTCTTTACGCATGCAACAAACGACTATCATACTGCAACACCAAATGTTATTAAGGAATTAGGCTATCACCCTGTCGTGTTCCATGCGAATAACCAAAGTTTCTGGAATCGTGATGTGATGTACCAATCACTTGGCTATGAGCATTTTTACGAAATCAATGATTATGAAATTACAGAAGAAAATTCTATAGGATGGGGATTAAAAGACATCGAATTTTTCGAGCAGTCTATTCCGTATATGGAAGAATTACCTCAACCTTTCTATGCTAAATTTATTACGTTAACGAACCATTTCCCATTCGTTTTAGATGAAGAAGATAGGTTTGTAGATGAGTTTGATTCTAAGAGTAGAACGTTAAACCGATACTTCCCAACGGCTCGTTATATGGATGAAGCTATTAAAGTGTTTTTTGAAGAATTAAAGGCATCTGGCCTCTATGAAGATTCCATTATCATTTTATATGGTGACCACTATGGAATTTCTGAAAACCATAACGAAGCTATGGAGCAATATTTAGGTAAAGAAATTGGTCCTTTTGAAGTAGCTCAATTGCAAAGAGTTCCAATGTTTATTCATATCCCTGGTGTTACGGATGTCAAACCGGAAACATTTGATACCGTTGGAGGTCAAATTGACATTAAACCAACTATTAAACACTTATTAGGAATTGAAACGAAATTTGACATTCAATTCGGTCAAGATTTATTTGCTGAAGACAGAAGTGAGTTCATCGTTTTCCGTGACGGAAGCTTTATAACAGACGAACTTGTTTATACAAAACAAGTTTGCTATGACAAAGAAACGGAACAAGAAACAGACGAAGCAAGCTGTGAGCCGTTTATTGAACAAGCAAAAAAAGAATTACAGTACTCTGACAAAATAATCTACGGTGATTTATTACGTTTTTATAACGGAACGACAATACAAGTAGATGGTTTTGAAGATACAGTTATCCCAGATTAA
- a CDS encoding ROK family glucokinase has translation MENKWYVGVDLGGTTIKMAFVNVYGEIIHKWEIPTNINENGKYITTDIAKSIDRKLSELAESKSKLHAIGIGAPGPVNSANGSIYEAVNLGWSDYPLKDRLEVETGLPVIVDNDANLAAVGEMWKGAGDGSKELICVTLGTGVGGGIISNGEVVVGVNGAGGEIGHITVEPTNGYQCNCGKKGCLETIASATGIVRLAKEAIAKNGDSELAIRAEQEGLSAKLVFDLAKEGEPIASSVIDYISSQLGLTLANLANALNPEKIILGGGVSKAGEHLVQSITSHFLPYLFPRAQKGVKLELATLGNDAGVIGAAYIAKTKI, from the coding sequence ATGGAAAACAAATGGTATGTTGGTGTCGATCTTGGTGGAACTACAATTAAGATGGCATTTGTCAATGTATATGGAGAAATTATTCACAAGTGGGAAATCCCTACAAATATTAACGAAAACGGAAAATACATTACAACTGATATTGCAAAATCAATTGATAGGAAGTTATCAGAACTAGCAGAATCTAAAAGTAAATTACATGCAATTGGCATAGGTGCTCCAGGCCCTGTTAATTCCGCAAACGGTTCCATTTATGAAGCTGTAAATTTAGGGTGGTCGGATTACCCTCTGAAGGACAGGCTAGAAGTAGAAACAGGCTTACCGGTTATAGTTGACAATGATGCCAACTTAGCTGCTGTTGGTGAAATGTGGAAAGGTGCCGGTGACGGTTCAAAGGAGCTAATTTGTGTAACACTTGGAACAGGTGTTGGTGGAGGAATAATTTCAAATGGTGAAGTAGTAGTAGGAGTAAACGGCGCTGGAGGAGAAATAGGACATATAACAGTAGAGCCTACAAATGGCTACCAATGCAATTGTGGAAAAAAAGGATGTTTAGAAACAATTGCTTCCGCTACTGGAATCGTTCGCCTTGCTAAAGAAGCCATCGCTAAAAATGGAGATAGTGAGCTTGCCATCAGAGCAGAACAAGAAGGCCTATCGGCAAAATTAGTGTTTGATCTTGCGAAAGAAGGGGAACCGATTGCTTCTTCTGTTATTGATTATATTTCTTCTCAGTTAGGCTTAACTCTTGCCAACTTAGCAAATGCATTAAATCCAGAAAAAATAATTCTCGGTGGAGGCGTATCGAAAGCTGGGGAACATTTAGTTCAAAGTATTACATCTCACTTTTTACCATATTTATTTCCGCGCGCTCAAAAAGGAGTTAAATTAGAGTTAGCAACTTTAGGTAACGATGCGGGTGTAATAGGTGCGGCTTATATCGCCAAAACAAAAATATAA
- a CDS encoding YqgQ family protein: protein MKSITDVRKLLIKYGAIIYIGDRVADLELMQDELRELYRSNILEASDFQSAMIIIRNELSKLM from the coding sequence ATGAAATCGATTACAGATGTAAGAAAATTATTAATTAAGTATGGCGCAATTATTTATATAGGTGATAGAGTAGCAGACCTAGAGCTAATGCAAGATGAACTGAGAGAGCTATATAGATCAAATATATTAGAAGCTTCTGATTTTCAATCTGCGATGATAATTATTCGTAATGAACTATCGAAACTGATGTAG
- a CDS encoding spore germination protein yields MEYIKKRLDVDKSFDLINLDLEYVGRKFGMFMVDGFAKDDILHLLMKFLACLSPEQLEEGTLDKLLKTYIPYIEIETVDDLEKVVDTVLAGPTALIIEGLKEAIIIDARTYPVRGPEEPDTERVVRGSRDGFVETLVFNCALIRRRVRDRSLRMEYTQVGRRSKTDISICYLEDIADPHTVKKVKESLDLIDTDGIPMAEKTIEEYVDGRHFNPYPNVRYTERPDTAATHLFEGHVLILVDGSPSAIIAPTTFWHHMQHAEEYRNKPVVGAYLRLVRFLAVWASIFILPLWYLFALNPELLPERLEYIGTSEQSTVPLLAQILIIEVGMDMLRMAAIHTPTALATALGLVAAILIGDVAVTVGLFVPEIILYLAIAAIGTFSTPSYEMSLANRLFRIVLLLATAAFGVTGFMIGLVVLLVLLTRMKSYDVPYLWPFIPFDLRAFRDVLFRSPIPLKNRRPSVLHPQDPDR; encoded by the coding sequence ATGGAATACATAAAAAAACGTTTAGATGTTGATAAAAGCTTTGATTTAATTAATTTAGATTTAGAATATGTCGGTCGTAAATTTGGAATGTTTATGGTCGACGGATTCGCGAAGGATGATATATTACATCTACTCATGAAGTTTCTTGCCTGCCTATCGCCAGAACAATTAGAAGAAGGTACGTTAGATAAACTATTAAAAACATATATACCTTACATAGAAATTGAAACAGTCGATGATTTAGAAAAAGTGGTTGATACAGTATTAGCTGGACCAACTGCTTTAATTATTGAAGGTTTAAAAGAAGCCATTATTATCGATGCTCGGACGTACCCTGTACGCGGTCCAGAAGAGCCAGACACCGAAAGAGTTGTAAGAGGTTCAAGAGACGGATTTGTAGAGACGTTAGTGTTTAACTGTGCACTTATAAGAAGAAGAGTTCGGGATCGGTCATTGAGGATGGAATATACGCAAGTGGGACGTCGTTCGAAAACAGATATAAGTATTTGTTACTTAGAAGACATCGCAGATCCTCATACTGTTAAAAAAGTGAAAGAATCTCTAGATTTAATTGATACAGATGGAATCCCGATGGCGGAGAAAACGATTGAAGAATATGTAGATGGTAGGCACTTCAATCCTTATCCTAATGTTCGCTACACTGAGAGACCTGATACAGCTGCAACACATCTTTTTGAAGGCCATGTACTTATATTAGTAGACGGTTCACCAAGTGCTATTATTGCTCCGACTACATTTTGGCATCATATGCAGCACGCAGAAGAGTATCGAAACAAACCGGTTGTTGGTGCGTACTTGCGATTAGTTCGATTCTTAGCCGTTTGGGCCTCGATTTTTATTTTGCCGTTATGGTATTTATTTGCACTTAATCCTGAATTACTTCCAGAAAGATTGGAGTACATTGGTACTTCTGAGCAAAGTACAGTTCCGTTGCTCGCTCAAATTTTAATTATTGAAGTCGGAATGGACATGTTAAGGATGGCTGCCATTCATACCCCGACTGCATTAGCAACTGCTCTTGGGTTAGTTGCAGCGATATTAATAGGCGATGTTGCTGTAACTGTTGGATTGTTTGTTCCGGAAATCATACTTTATTTAGCAATTGCAGCGATTGGAACGTTCTCTACACCTAGTTATGAAATGAGTCTGGCAAATCGATTGTTCCGCATCGTGTTACTTCTTGCGACAGCTGCATTTGGAGTTACAGGGTTTATGATTGGCTTAGTTGTTCTATTAGTATTGTTAACAAGAATGAAGTCTTATGATGTCCCATACTTATGGCCGTTCATTCCATTTGATTTACGTGCATTTCGAGATGTATTATTCCGGTCTCCAATTCCATTAAAAAACCGACGACCATCCGTCTTACATCCACAAGACCCGGATAGATAA